Proteins encoded within one genomic window of Platichthys flesus chromosome 17, fPlaFle2.1, whole genome shotgun sequence:
- the cers2a gene encoding ceramide synthase 2a, giving the protein MSLREKIWADWIWFPPGHGWADLTDHDGKVFPKMQDLWATVPIAFCFMVIRQIFERTVATPVASLLGVSNKQRVYAPSNPTLESYYCSTSKHPTQSSIESLSKTAGCSERQVQRWFRRRRNQERPNKHKKFQEACWRFTFYLLAFFAGLAVLVDKPWFYDLEQMWEDFPKMPLVPSQYWYYNLELGFYLSLLFSVASDIKRKDFKEQIVHHVATILLISFSWLVNYIRAGTLIMLVHDASDYLMESAKMFNYAGWRKTCNFIFTMFAAVFIVTRLVILPFWIIHTTWVYPLTLYPPFLGFYFFNGLLMVLQVLHIFWAVLIVRMVVKFLPGNDIVEDERSDKEETESEDEEEDSDGKEKSKNGHIQNGHTPHNNNLRKRN; this is encoded by the exons ATGTCTCTGAGAGAGAAGATATGGGCCGACTGGATTTGGTTTCCACCAGGCCACGGCTGGGCGGACCTGACTGACCACGATGGCAAAGTCTTCCCTAAAATGCAGGACCTCTGGGCTACTGTCCCCATCGCCTTCTGCTTCATGGTCATCAGACAGATATTCGAGAG GACGGTAGCGACACCTGTGGCCTCTTTGCTGGGAGTGAGCAACAAACAGCGTGTTTATGCTCCTTCAAATCCCACCCTGGAATCCTATTACTGCAGCACATCAAAGCATCCCACACAG AGCTCCATAGAGAGTTTAAGTAAAACGGCGGGCTGTTCGGAGCGGCAGGTTCAGCGGTGGTTCAGGCGGCGGAGAAACCAGGAACGGCCCAACAAGCACAAAAAGTTCCAGGAAGCATG TTGGAGATTTACCTTTTACCTTCTTGCTTTCTTTGCTGGCCTGGCAGTCCTTGTTGAT AAACCATGGTTCTATGATTTGGAACAGATGTGGGAAGACTTCCCAAAAATG CCACTGGTGCCTTCTCAGTACTGGTACTACAATCTCGAACTAGGCTTCTACCTCTCGCTGCTTTTTAGCGTAGCATCAGATATCAAACGAAAG GATTTCAAAGAGCAGATAGTTCACCACGTGGCCACCATCCTCCTTATCAGCTTCTCCTGGCTGGTCAACTACATCCGAGCAGGGACTTTGATCATGTTGGTGCATGATGCCTCCGATTATCTGATGGAG tCGGCCAAAATGTTCAACTACGCAGGCTGGAGGAAAACCTGCAACTTCATCTTCACTATGTTTGCTGCGGTTTTCATCGTCACCCGACTCGTCATCCTCCCCTTCTG GATCATACACACGACGTGGGTGTACCCCCTGACGCTCTACCCCCCCTTCCTCGGCTTCTACTTCTTCAACGGTTTGCTGATGGTGCTGCAGGTCCTTCATATCTTCTGGGCTGTGCTCATCGTGCGGATGGTTGTCAAATTCCTGCCAGGAAAT GACATTGTTGAGGACGAGCGGAGCGACAAGGAGGAGACGGAGTCagaagacgaagaggaagacAGCGACGGGAAGGAAAAGTCTAAAAACGGCCACATTCAGAACGGCCACACGccacacaacaacaacctcagGAAGAGGAACTGA